From Pan troglodytes isolate AG18354 chromosome 11, NHGRI_mPanTro3-v2.0_pri, whole genome shotgun sequence, the proteins below share one genomic window:
- the INIP gene encoding SOSS complex subunit C, protein MAANSSGQGFQNKNRVAILAELDKEKRKLLMQNQSSTNHPGASIALSRPSLNKDFRDHAEQQHIAAQQKAALQHAHAHSSGYFITQDSAFGNLILPVLPRLDPE, encoded by the exons gttttcaaaacaaaaatagagttgCAATCTTGGCAGAACtggacaaagagaaaagaaaactacttaTGCAGAACCAGTCTTCAACAAATCATCCTGGAGCTAG CATTGCACTCTCGAGACCCTCTCTTAATAAGGACTTCCGGGATCACGCTGAGCAGCAGCATATTGCAGCCCAACAGAAGGCAGCTTTGCAG CATGCTCATGCACATTCATCTGGATACTTCATCACTCAAGACTCTGCATTTGGGAACCTTATTCTTCCTGTTTTACCTCGCCTTGACCCagaatga
- the INIP gene encoding SOSS complex subunit C isoform X1 yields the protein MAANSSGQGFQNKNRVAILAELDKEKRKLLMQNQSSTNHPGASMLMHIHLDTSSLKTLHLGTLFFLFYLALTQNEENICDGKVTL from the exons gttttcaaaacaaaaatagagttgCAATCTTGGCAGAACtggacaaagagaaaagaaaactacttaTGCAGAACCAGTCTTCAACAAATCATCCTGGAGCTAG CATGCTCATGCACATTCATCTGGATACTTCATCACTCAAGACTCTGCATTTGGGAACCTTATTCTTCCTGTTTTACCTCGCCTTGACCCagaatgaagaaaacatttgcGATGGAAAAGTGACTTTGTAA
- the INIP gene encoding SOSS complex subunit C isoform X2 has product MAANSSGQALHSRDPLLIRTSGITLSSSILQPNRRQLCSMLMHIHLDTSSLKTLHLGTLFFLFYLALTQNEENICDGKVTL; this is encoded by the exons CATTGCACTCTCGAGACCCTCTCTTAATAAGGACTTCCGGGATCACGCTGAGCAGCAGCATATTGCAGCCCAACAGAAGGCAGCTTTGCAG CATGCTCATGCACATTCATCTGGATACTTCATCACTCAAGACTCTGCATTTGGGAACCTTATTCTTCCTGTTTTACCTCGCCTTGACCCagaatgaagaaaacatttgcGATGGAAAAGTGACTTTGTAA
- the INIP gene encoding SOSS complex subunit C isoform X3, translated as MQNQSSTNHPGASIALSRPSLNKDFRDHAEQQHIAAQQKAALQHAHAHSSGYFITQDSAFGNLILPVLPRLDPE; from the exons aTGCAGAACCAGTCTTCAACAAATCATCCTGGAGCTAG CATTGCACTCTCGAGACCCTCTCTTAATAAGGACTTCCGGGATCACGCTGAGCAGCAGCATATTGCAGCCCAACAGAAGGCAGCTTTGCAG CATGCTCATGCACATTCATCTGGATACTTCATCACTCAAGACTCTGCATTTGGGAACCTTATTCTTCCTGTTTTACCTCGCCTTGACCCagaatga